GATGCGCAGGCACAGCACGAGCGCTGGCAGGCCGAGCAAGCCACCGGGCAGGAGCAACTGGCGGCAGCGGCGGCCGACCTGGTCCTGCGCGAGGAAGCATTGCAGCGCGACCGTGCGGCCCTCGATGCCGCCTGCGCCAGCGCACGTGACGAAGCGGCCAGCCGCGGTTACGAGGAAGGCTTAGCCAGCGGCACGGCCGAGGGCAGGGCCGGCGTCGATGCCGCCATGGCACGCCACCTGGCGCAGCTGGAGGACATCGTCGCGCAGGCGGCCGAGGCCCGCGAGCGCCTGCTGGCCGGGCACGAAGACATGCTGGTGGAGGTGGCGTATGCCGCCATCTGCCGGCTCGCCGGCGCCGCGGCGAGCAGCCGGGCCGGCGCACTGGCGCAGGTCCGCACTGCCGTCGCGCAGGTACGCGAGGCGGATGGCGTACGCGTGCGCCTGCATCCGGACGATGTCGCGTGGCTGGCCCCGCAGGCGGGCGAACAGCACAGCTGGGCCCTGCTGGCCGACGAACGGGTGGAACTGGGCGGCTGCATCGTCGAGGGCGGCCATGGCAGCCTGGATGCGCGCCTGGAGCTGCAGCTCGAGCGCTTGCGCGCCGCGCTGTTGGCGGCACGCGCCGCGCGCGCCGCGGAGGTATGACGATGCAGGCTTACCTGGACGCGGTGCGCTCGGCCGAGCTGACCCGGCGCAGCGGCAAGGTGCTGGCGGTGGCGGGACACAGCATCGAGGCCTCCGGCCCCGATGCGGCGCTGGGCGAACTGTGCGAGCTGGCCGTGGCACCCGGTACCCGCCTGCTGGCCGAGGTGGTGGGCCTGCGGCCGGGGCGCGTGCTGCTGATGCCGTATGGCGATCCGCGCGGCGTCGCGGCCGGCATGGATGTGGTGGCAAGCGGCAGCCCGCCCGGCATCGGCGTCGGTGCGGCGCTGCTGGGGCGTGTGATTGACCCGTTCGGCGTACCGCTGGACGGTGGCGCGCCGCCCCAGCCGCTGACGACCCGCAGCCTGTACGCGCCGCCAATCAATCCGCTGACGCGGCCGCCCATCGACCGCCTGCTGGAAACGGGCGTACGTGCCATCGACAGCCTGCTGCCGCTGGGCTGCGGCCAGCGTGTCGGCATCTTCGCGGGCAGTGGCGTCGGCAAGAGCACGCTGCTGGGCATGCTGGCGCAGCGGGTCAACACGGACGTCAACGTCATCGCCCTGATCGGCGAGCGGGGCCGCGAAGTGCGCGAGTTCGTCGAAAGCCAGCTGGGCGAGGAGGGGCTGCGCCGCAGCGTCGTGCTGGTGGCCACGTCGGACCAGCCGGCCCTGGTGCGGCTGCGCGCCGCGCACGCCGCCACGGCGATCGCCGAGTACTTCCGCGACGAGGGCAAGCAGGTGCTGCTGATGATGGACTCGCTGACCCGCTTCGCGATGGCGCGGCGCGAGATCGGCCTGGCGGCAGGCGAGCCGCCGACCGCGCGTGGCTATACCCCGTCCGTGTTTACCGATATCCCGGCACTGTGCGAACGCTGCGGCGCCACCGATTCGGGCGGTGCGATCTCGGCGCTGTACACCGTGCTGGTGGAGGGCGATGACTTCAACGAGCCGGTCTCGGACATCGTGCGGGCCACGCTGGACGGCCACATCATGCTGACGCGCGAACTGGCGCACGAAGGACATTTCCCGGCGATCGACGTGCTGCAAAGCGCCAGCCGGCTGGCATCGGCGCTGACCGATGCCGGCGAGCGCGCCACGATGGCGACGGCCGTCGAACTGCTGGCCACCTACGAGCGCAATCGCCAGATGCTGGACATGGGCGCCTATCGCGCCGGCAGCAATCCGGCCATCGACAAGGCGGTGGAGCTGTTTCCCGCGTTGCGCGCCTTCCTGCGCCAGCCGGTCGAGCAACTGGCCCAGCGTACCGCGTCGATGGCGCAGCTGCGCCAGCTGGTCGGGACGGCAGCGGCATGAGCAAGCGCTTTCGCTACGCCCTCGAGCCGCTGCGCCTGACGCGGCAATGGGCGCTGGACGAGTTGCTGGCCACGCTGGCGCGGCACAACGAGGCGGTGACGCGGGCCAGCACGGCGTTGCAGCAGTTGCGCGCGCAACTGGAGCAGGCACGCCAGGACTGGCTGGCCGGCCAGGCCGCCGGCCAGACCCTGGCGCTGGAGCGCATGGCGGTACTGGGGCGCTACCTGTACGACGGTGCCGTCCGGGTCGATGCGATGGCACGCCAGCTGGCGGTATTGGAACGGCAGCGCGACGACACGGCGGCCCAGGTGGCAGCTGCGCGGCGCGCGCTGGATGCGGTGGAAGAGCACCGCGACGACCAGCGTGCCGCCTTCCGGCGCGCGCAGGGAAGCGAGGATTTCAAATTGGCGGACGATCACTGGAGCGTCTTGCAAGCAAGGGGAACGGAGCATGAACTCGACTGTTGAAACATCGGCCGCGCTGGCGCCGGCCACGGCACGCTTCGACCGGCAGCATGCCGGCGCGCGCCAGCAGCGCTGGATGGCGGAACTGGAGCAGGCAATGCTCGCGCAGCAGCCGGGCCAGCGGCCAATCGACACGGCGCAGCAGCCCGTGCCTGAGGCGGCCGAGGCAGCCGCGTCGACTGCGCCGGCAGCGGCGCGACCGGCCGCCCAGGCGGCGGTGCAGGGCCCTCAGGCCGCGCCGGCCGCCGCGTCACGCAGCGACGGCACGGCTGGCAAGCAAGCCACCACCGGGACCGCCGCCACGCACGGTCACGCAGCCGATACCGCAACGGGCGAACTGGCGGCGCGGCACGGCCCCGGTGTCGCAGTCGGGACGCCAGGCGCACAGGACGGCGCGGAACCCGCGTTGGCGGGCGCCGCAGGCGCTATCGTGCCGACCATGCTGGCGACAGGTCCGATGCCGTCCGCGGCCCCTGTCGCCGCCATCCTGGCAGCGGGGGGCGCGGAACCGGCAGCGCCCAGCGGCACGGCCGGCGTGGCCCTGGCGCGCGCCGGACTAGGCCTGGCATTCGGCCTGGCCAACGCAGCGCCGCAGGCCGAAAGCATGCCGGAAGCGCCCATGCAGGCCGGCGCGGGCGCGGACGAGGCGGCGCCCGGCGAGGAATACAGCAGGAACCTGCTGCACCTGTTCCATGGGGAGGACGGCGTGCAGGCCTATATTCGCGACGCCGAGCTGACGGGCGCCCAGATGCGTGCCGTGGCGCAGGCGCTCGCGGCGGAACTGGGCGGCAGCGGCACACGCCTGGCCGCCCTGACCATCAACGGCCGCCGGCTGCCGCTCGGCGCCGCGTCCGCCTACGAGCAATACGAAGAGGAGGGGTCTGCGCTGGCGCAGGCGGCACCGGCAGCTCGCCGGTCCTCGATTGAACAGAAAGGAGCCATCTGATGGCCATCACTTCCAGCGCCGCCATCGGCGCGGGCACGGCTTCGCAGTCGTCCAACATCAGCATCCAGGACTTCCTCAAGATCCTGACAGCGCAATTGAACAACCAGGACCCGCTCAAGCCGGTGGACAACGAGGAGTTCGTCGCCCAGATCGCGCAGTTCGCGACGCTCGAGCAGAGCCGCCAGCTGAACGTCAAGATCGACAACCTGCTGGGCGTGCAGTCGTCGCTGCAATCCGTCGGCATGCTGGGCCGCACGGTCGACGTCAACCTGAACGGCATCCTGGTCTCCGGCCGGGTCACGGCGCTCGATCTCAGCAGCGGCTCGCCGATGATGACGATCACGACCGCCAGCAACGCGTTCCAGAACAACATCAGCCTGTCCCAGGTCGTCAATATCCGCTAAGGAGCAATCATGTTCGATACCATCCAGATCGGCACGTCGGGCCTGACGACGCATTCGAAGGGGCTGAAAGTCGTCGGCAACAACCTCGCCAACGTCAACACGCCCGGCTTCAAGAGCTCGCAGCTGCAGTTCGGCGCCCTGTTCGAGCAGGGCGGCGGCGGCCAGTACGCGCCGCGCGAGCAGGCCAACCACGGCGGCGGGGTCCAGTCGCTGGGCACGAAGCTGAGCTTCCGCACCGGCGTCGACCAGGGTACCGGCAACCCGCTCGACCTGGCGATCAACGGCAATGGCCTGTACACCGTCAAGCGCGACGACAAGCTGCTGTACACGCGCACCGGCGACTTCCGCTTCGACAAGGACAACATCCTGGTCAATGGCGTGGGCGACAAGGTGCAGGGGCTCGGCAAGGACGGCAAGCTGGCCGACGTGACGCTGGCGGACTTGTCGCGCAGCGTGCCGCATGCCACCGAAACCATCAAGCTGAGCGGCAACCTGACCTCGACCATCGCCGTGCCACCGGTCGATGCCGCGCTGAAGGGGCTGACGATCTACGACAAGGCGGGCCTGCCGCACACGGTGGACCTGGCTTTCAAGGACATGGCGGATGGCACCTTCACCGTCACCGTGACCGAGCCGGCCGCCACCGCGGGTACCGGCGGCAGCACGACCGCGACGGTCCTCGGCACCGGCACCGTGAAGTTCGCCGGCGGCTTCCCTGTCGCCGGCAGCGATTCGTTCAAGTTCACGTACAAGGCCAAGAACGTGACGGCATTCGACGTCAAGCTGGATTTCTCGCAGAACGTGACGTCGCTGCAGACCGCCACGACGCTGGCATTGGGGTCGCAGGACGGTTATGCGGCCGGCGTGCTGGTCGACCAGGCCATCAGTAGCGACGGTACCGTCACCGTGCGCTATTCGAACAACCAGACCGCCAAGGGTGCGCGTCTGGCGCTGGCCGAGTTCCGCACCGAGGATGACCTGAAGGAGCTGGCCGGTGGCGTGTTCGAGAAGGCCGGCAACGCCGAAGTGCGTTACGGCTACGCCGGCGCCGAGTCGTTCGGCACGCTCGCACCCGGCCACCGCGAGGGCTCCAACGTCGACCTGGCCGAGGAGTTCGGCAACCTGATCCTGATGCAGCGCGGCTACCAGGCCTCGTCGCACGTGATCAGCACGGCCAACGACATGATCCAGCAGCTGTTCGACATGAAAGGCCGCTGATGAGCGTTCGTCCTTACGCCCTGCTGGGTGCGGCGGTACTGGCCGCGGTGCGGGCGCAATGCGAATCGGCCGTGGCGACCTGGTGCCGCGACTGGGGTGTCGATGCGTCGGCCTTCGTGGTGACGTGCCATCGCGCCTGGGAACAGTCGGCCGCGCCAGCCTGGCGCGGCAGCCTGCAAAGCGGCGCCGAGAGCATGTGGCTGGGCTGGGACAACGAGCTGCGCGGATCCTTGCAACGCCTGCTGTTCCCGCCCGACCGCCAGGTCGGTCCCCATACCGGCGCAGCGACGCTGGCTGCCGCTGCGGCCAGCGCCGCGCTGGATGCCCTGGCCGCCGTGCTGGGGCGCGCACTGCTGGACAACGAGGTGCCGTTCGCGGGCGACGCGGCGGACGTGCCGGCAGCGATGCGCCAGCACGGCTCCGGTGCCGTGCTGGCGGAAATCCGGCTGGACCGGCACGCCTGCTGGTGCCTGCTGGGGCACGACAGCGTATTGCGCCTTGGCGGCGCGCGGCCCGCCGCGGCCGCACCGCTGGCGGCGCTGGACTATCCCGCGCTGCTGGGCGACCAGCCGGTGCGCCTGGCGGTAGCTGCCGGGCAGGCCAGCGTCGGCCTGGGCAGCCTGCTGAGCCTTGCGCCCGGCGACGTGATCCGGCTCGACACCCTGGCCGACCAGCCGCTGGCCGTCGCGGGCCCCGACGGCGCCGTGCTGCTGCGCGGCTACCTGGGCACCAGCGAACGACAACTTGCGCTCGACATCGTGGCGGGCGACC
This is a stretch of genomic DNA from Pseudoduganella chitinolytica. It encodes these proteins:
- a CDS encoding FliH/SctL family protein is translated as MDPIIRAAALTAIPRPLRRPDGSAATVAPAASIGPAVAVEPVESVRPAVAVLPELGESPQAAPPSGPTPAELAAAAEAELARARQVLADAQAQHERWQAEQATGQEQLAAAAADLVLREEALQRDRAALDAACASARDEAASRGYEEGLASGTAEGRAGVDAAMARHLAQLEDIVAQAAEARERLLAGHEDMLVEVAYAAICRLAGAAASSRAGALAQVRTAVAQVREADGVRVRLHPDDVAWLAPQAGEQHSWALLADERVELGGCIVEGGHGSLDARLELQLERLRAALLAARAARAAEV
- a CDS encoding flagellar hook protein FlgE; amino-acid sequence: MFDTIQIGTSGLTTHSKGLKVVGNNLANVNTPGFKSSQLQFGALFEQGGGGQYAPREQANHGGGVQSLGTKLSFRTGVDQGTGNPLDLAINGNGLYTVKRDDKLLYTRTGDFRFDKDNILVNGVGDKVQGLGKDGKLADVTLADLSRSVPHATETIKLSGNLTSTIAVPPVDAALKGLTIYDKAGLPHTVDLAFKDMADGTFTVTVTEPAATAGTGGSTTATVLGTGTVKFAGGFPVAGSDSFKFTYKAKNVTAFDVKLDFSQNVTSLQTATTLALGSQDGYAAGVLVDQAISSDGTVTVRYSNNQTAKGARLALAEFRTEDDLKELAGGVFEKAGNAEVRYGYAGAESFGTLAPGHREGSNVDLAEEFGNLILMQRGYQASSHVISTANDMIQQLFDMKGR
- a CDS encoding FliM/FliN family flagellar motor C-terminal domain-containing protein, whose amino-acid sequence is MSVRPYALLGAAVLAAVRAQCESAVATWCRDWGVDASAFVVTCHRAWEQSAAPAWRGSLQSGAESMWLGWDNELRGSLQRLLFPPDRQVGPHTGAATLAAAAASAALDALAAVLGRALLDNEVPFAGDAADVPAAMRQHGSGAVLAEIRLDRHACWCLLGHDSVLRLGGARPAAAAPLAALDYPALLGDQPVRLAVAAGQASVGLGSLLSLAPGDVIRLDTLADQPLAVAGPDGAVLLRGYLGTSERQLALDIVAGDQSSGVKHDL
- a CDS encoding flagellar hook assembly protein FlgD, with the protein product MAITSSAAIGAGTASQSSNISIQDFLKILTAQLNNQDPLKPVDNEEFVAQIAQFATLEQSRQLNVKIDNLLGVQSSLQSVGMLGRTVDVNLNGILVSGRVTALDLSSGSPMMTITTASNAFQNNISLSQVVNIR
- a CDS encoding FliI/YscN family ATPase; this encodes MQAYLDAVRSAELTRRSGKVLAVAGHSIEASGPDAALGELCELAVAPGTRLLAEVVGLRPGRVLLMPYGDPRGVAAGMDVVASGSPPGIGVGAALLGRVIDPFGVPLDGGAPPQPLTTRSLYAPPINPLTRPPIDRLLETGVRAIDSLLPLGCGQRVGIFAGSGVGKSTLLGMLAQRVNTDVNVIALIGERGREVREFVESQLGEEGLRRSVVLVATSDQPALVRLRAAHAATAIAEYFRDEGKQVLLMMDSLTRFAMARREIGLAAGEPPTARGYTPSVFTDIPALCERCGATDSGGAISALYTVLVEGDDFNEPVSDIVRATLDGHIMLTRELAHEGHFPAIDVLQSASRLASALTDAGERATMATAVELLATYERNRQMLDMGAYRAGSNPAIDKAVELFPALRAFLRQPVEQLAQRTASMAQLRQLVGTAAA